In the genome of Spirochaetia bacterium, one region contains:
- a CDS encoding sugar phosphate isomerase/epimerase, with the protein MKLGFNEGCDRFCKDHSVMKDLEYCEKYGFEFIDVQSWCLEKDLEAKKYKLEDLADYFKTHKIKMLSYNALEGFNMKQTTDEKEAVMSKLDEIIRRCNILGCKMIVVVPTQNITYKATRTEIREDAVAVLREMVEKCKPFGIKLSLEFCGCPGMTINRFEDAYAIAEEVDSPFVGLTLDQYHFHAMGSCWQDLEKADGSKIFIWHLNGMEDMPCGAAYNTDEIRLWPGDEGDCLDHGRYARTLKKIGFTGNVCTVEVFRPAYYLLSQEENVRIAAAKTKAHVEKYCR; encoded by the coding sequence ATGAAACTAGGATTTAATGAAGGCTGTGACCGCTTCTGCAAGGATCACTCAGTCATGAAAGACTTGGAATACTGTGAGAAGTATGGATTTGAATTCATCGATGTACAGTCATGGTGCTTGGAAAAGGATCTGGAAGCAAAGAAATACAAATTGGAGGATTTGGCTGACTATTTTAAGACACACAAAATCAAGATGCTATCCTACAATGCACTGGAAGGATTCAACATGAAGCAGACAACAGACGAGAAGGAAGCTGTCATGAGTAAGCTTGATGAGATCATCAGACGTTGCAACATACTCGGTTGCAAGATGATCGTAGTCGTACCTACGCAGAACATCACCTACAAAGCTACCAGAACTGAGATAAGGGAAGATGCCGTAGCCGTACTCAGAGAAATGGTAGAGAAGTGCAAGCCCTTTGGTATCAAGCTTTCCCTTGAGTTCTGTGGATGCCCTGGCATGACCATCAATCGGTTTGAAGATGCCTATGCAATTGCCGAGGAAGTAGATTCACCTTTTGTCGGGCTTACGCTAGACCAGTATCATTTCCATGCAATGGGATCTTGCTGGCAGGACCTGGAAAAAGCAGACGGCAGCAAGATATTCATCTGGCATCTCAACGGCATGGAGGATATGCCATGCGGCGCAGCCTACAATACCGATGAGATCCGGTTATGGCCTGGAGATGAGGGAGATTGCCTTGACCATGGACGATATGCCAGGACATTGAAAAAGATCGGTTTTACCGGTAATGTCTGTACTGTAGAAGTATTCAGACCGGCTTACTATCTGCTGAGTCAAGAAGAAAACGTAAGGATTGCAGCAGCAAAGACAAAGGCTCACGTCGAAAAATACTGCAGATAA
- a CDS encoding tripartite tricarboxylate transporter permease codes for MMIHNILLGLSGVFTIQNFFFMVLGIIIGIIFGALPGFSATMGVAVFVPFSYVLSSGAAMLLLSGIYCGGVYGGSIPAVLIGIPGTPASVPTAIDGRPMVERGESGRALSLVTMASAFGGFISSLALLFGAPLLAIVAMKVGPPEQMMIAIFGLSVVSTLSEHNMKKGLFVCFVSLLIATVGQDPVLGFPRFTFGNYQLSSGFEIVSVLIGLFSMPEVFRMIESLHEENKQKQAHISKMSFSVFEVFSNLRNLLRSTFLGIGIGIIPAAGPDIASFLSYNQAKQASTHPEKFGHGSSEGIIASEAANNGVTGGSLIPLLTLGIPGSAPAAIFLGALIIHGLRPGPLLFSAHAGEVYTLLVGFAIINILLYFLGMLFCRFAGKVLVIPKQILIVIIVTLATVGSFSIQQNFVDVITMYGAGIIGYFMTKYDYPLSPVALGLLLGPMLEEAIKLTGTMYSNFALIFTRPLTDVFLFFIILSFAWPVLRNYLSHRKKCASAEGGCND; via the coding sequence ATGATGATTCACAACATTCTTTTGGGCTTGTCTGGGGTATTTACCATACAAAATTTCTTTTTTATGGTACTTGGTATTATCATTGGAATTATTTTTGGCGCGTTGCCTGGTTTCAGTGCAACGATGGGCGTGGCTGTCTTTGTACCATTTTCATATGTGCTTTCTTCGGGTGCCGCAATGTTGTTGTTGTCAGGAATATACTGTGGTGGTGTGTATGGAGGTTCGATTCCTGCTGTTTTGATTGGCATCCCTGGTACTCCTGCAAGCGTACCGACTGCTATAGATGGCAGGCCTATGGTCGAAAGAGGCGAAAGTGGCAGGGCTTTATCCTTGGTTACTATGGCATCGGCTTTTGGAGGATTCATTTCTTCGTTGGCTTTGCTTTTTGGGGCACCTCTCTTGGCAATCGTTGCCATGAAAGTAGGACCTCCGGAACAAATGATGATAGCAATCTTTGGGTTGTCTGTAGTCTCTACGCTCAGTGAACATAATATGAAGAAAGGACTGTTCGTTTGCTTTGTTTCGTTATTGATTGCAACGGTCGGACAAGATCCTGTCCTTGGTTTTCCACGTTTTACTTTTGGCAATTATCAATTATCAAGTGGCTTTGAAATTGTTTCTGTGTTGATTGGCTTATTCAGCATGCCTGAAGTGTTTAGAATGATTGAGAGCTTACATGAAGAGAATAAACAGAAACAAGCTCATATAAGCAAAATGAGTTTTTCTGTTTTTGAAGTATTCAGTAATCTCCGTAATTTACTTAGATCAACCTTTTTGGGAATAGGTATAGGTATCATTCCGGCAGCAGGTCCTGACATTGCCTCTTTCCTTTCTTATAACCAAGCAAAGCAAGCCAGTACCCATCCTGAAAAGTTCGGTCATGGATCTTCTGAAGGCATTATTGCGAGTGAGGCAGCAAACAATGGTGTTACCGGAGGTTCGCTCATTCCTTTATTGACGCTGGGTATTCCTGGGAGTGCTCCTGCAGCGATTTTTCTTGGTGCTTTGATCATTCATGGTCTACGTCCGGGCCCTTTGCTTTTTAGTGCCCACGCTGGTGAAGTGTATACACTTCTGGTAGGCTTTGCGATAATTAACATTTTGTTGTATTTCCTTGGTATGTTATTTTGCCGTTTTGCTGGCAAAGTCTTGGTTATTCCAAAACAAATCCTGATAGTGATTATTGTAACATTGGCTACGGTTGGTTCGTTTTCTATTCAACAGAATTTTGTTGATGTTATTACGATGTATGGTGCCGGAATCATTGGCTATTTTATGACAAAATATGACTATCCTCTTTCTCCTGTAGCGCTTGGCTTGTTGTTGGGGCCTATGCTTGAGGAAGCCATCAAGCTGACTGGTACGATGTATAGCAATTTTGCACTGATTTTTACTAGACCTTTGACTGATGTATTTCTTTTCTTCATTATCCTTTCCTTTGCTTGGCCTGTCCTACGTAACTATTTGTCACATAGAAAGAAATGTGCAAGTGCTGAGGGGGGTTGCAATGATTAG
- a CDS encoding DUF234 domain-containing protein, translating to MKYEIIDNFLLFRFIYGSQSAIELENFNCLITTVSNQLPAYSGILMECLIQQAGKYKPRGNGRLFLGNYNEN from the coding sequence ATGAAATATGAAATCATAGACAATTTCCTTCTGTTTAGGTTCATCTATGGCAGTCAAAGCGCAATTGAATTGGAGAATTTCAATTGTCTTATCACTACTGTTTCCAATCAGCTTCCAGCCTATTCAGGGATTCTCATGGAATGCCTGATACAGCAAGCAGGAAAATATAAACCAAGAGGAAATGGCAGGCTTTTTCTTGGAAATTACAATGAGAACTGA
- a CDS encoding amidohydrolase family protein, translating into MIRLFVAHLLAGADLHLETNKILTIEGKTITSILPGTADSADVVLPSSVTLLPGLIDCHSHLALDARIPGHLDMMDDAESVQTLRALRAIKDDLYHGITGLRCMGDRYYLDIVLRDSATCEDIIAPWMQVSGIGMKGIHGHGYVGRAFSGVEEFRKQARENLHHGVDWLKIFVTSGTPSEHIDWYLSREEIRAVIDEAYSCGIKTSAHCIGGQGLQYCVEEGISVLDHCYWVDEHNIELIMKSNSTVCFTPGIFMDDLRLPMCPAAHVEKVKYYRAEVEKRLSRLVAAKPRFVVGSDANHGLLWKDVNYMVQLGMSEKEAIKGVTVYAAHLMERKTGQLTSGYDADMIAVDDNPLKNVACLEHVRFVCKGGRIIRCDFSTTSSDRCAGEI; encoded by the coding sequence ATGATTAGGTTGTTTGTTGCACATTTGCTTGCAGGAGCTGATCTACATCTTGAAACTAATAAAATACTTACCATTGAGGGAAAAACAATTACATCTATTCTTCCCGGAACTGCTGATTCTGCTGATGTTGTATTGCCGTCTTCGGTGACATTGCTTCCGGGGTTGATAGATTGTCATTCCCATCTTGCATTGGATGCTCGGATTCCTGGACACCTGGACATGATGGATGATGCTGAATCTGTACAAACACTTCGGGCTCTGAGAGCCATAAAAGATGATCTGTACCATGGTATAACGGGTCTGAGATGTATGGGTGATCGATATTATCTTGACATTGTCCTGAGAGACAGTGCTACATGCGAAGACATCATAGCTCCTTGGATGCAGGTTTCAGGTATTGGTATGAAGGGGATACATGGACATGGTTATGTCGGCAGGGCTTTTTCAGGGGTCGAAGAATTCAGGAAGCAGGCTCGTGAAAACTTGCATCATGGTGTTGATTGGTTGAAAATTTTTGTTACTTCTGGAACTCCAAGTGAACATATTGACTGGTATCTCAGTAGGGAAGAGATCCGAGCTGTTATCGATGAAGCTTATAGTTGTGGCATAAAGACTTCTGCTCATTGCATAGGAGGGCAAGGACTGCAATACTGTGTTGAAGAAGGTATTTCTGTTCTTGACCATTGCTATTGGGTTGATGAACACAACATTGAATTAATTATGAAGAGTAATTCAACGGTATGTTTTACACCCGGTATTTTCATGGATGATTTAAGATTACCCATGTGTCCTGCCGCTCATGTTGAGAAAGTGAAATACTATCGGGCGGAAGTAGAGAAAAGGCTGTCAAGATTGGTTGCTGCAAAACCTCGATTTGTGGTTGGAAGCGATGCCAACCATGGCTTACTTTGGAAAGACGTTAATTATATGGTACAATTAGGAATGTCTGAAAAGGAAGCAATCAAGGGCGTGACCGTATATGCTGCACATTTGATGGAGCGAAAAACTGGGCAACTTACCTCAGGCTATGATGCTGATATGATTGCTGTGGATGATAATCCACTTAAGAATGTCGCTTGTTTGGAACATGTTCGCTTTGTTTGTAAGGGAGGACGAATAATCCGCTGTGATTTTTCTACGACAAGTTCAGACCGATGTGCTGGTGAAATTTGA
- a CDS encoding LacI family DNA-binding transcriptional regulator: protein MAVTIQEIAEKAHVSRGTVDRALNNRKGVNPEVADHVRAIAKELGYTPDIAAKSLANRRYHRKKIGILAFSDARPLFGMLQDGIRDGLKMYKDLGFRIELVVQRDYDPEEQVRLIDQLMARHIDGLALTPINDVQVRTKLQELEAKHIPIVCMNTSIEEVHYLAYVGCDYLKTGYVGADLFGFLAHGEKEEIAVIAGSRENLGVEERVKGFLENIRLNYPNLQVIEVLHNDENGELSYKMTKQLLQRHADVRNICYAGPFPGKGIQAIIDERGKNDLHIITYDETADIKQLLKDGLTIATIGQDPYAQGFNGIQILCNYLLTGATCSPVQQLTQIVVLMKNCLP from the coding sequence ATGGCCGTCACTATTCAGGAAATAGCAGAGAAAGCACATGTTTCGCGTGGTACGGTAGACCGTGCCCTTAACAACAGGAAAGGGGTCAATCCGGAAGTTGCGGACCATGTGAGGGCAATTGCAAAAGAATTGGGCTATACTCCAGATATTGCAGCGAAGTCACTTGCAAACAGGAGATACCATCGGAAAAAGATAGGTATACTTGCCTTTTCTGATGCAAGGCCTCTTTTCGGCATGCTGCAGGACGGTATACGTGACGGCTTGAAGATGTACAAGGACCTTGGGTTCAGAATCGAACTTGTTGTCCAACGCGACTATGATCCAGAGGAGCAGGTTCGTCTTATTGACCAGCTGATGGCACGGCATATAGACGGACTTGCACTTACACCGATCAATGATGTACAGGTCAGGACGAAACTCCAGGAGCTGGAAGCAAAGCATATTCCCATTGTCTGCATGAATACCAGTATCGAAGAAGTACATTACTTGGCTTATGTCGGCTGTGACTACTTGAAGACCGGCTACGTCGGTGCGGATTTGTTCGGCTTCCTTGCCCATGGAGAGAAAGAAGAGATTGCGGTTATAGCTGGTTCCCGCGAGAACCTTGGAGTAGAAGAACGCGTCAAAGGCTTTCTGGAAAATATCAGATTGAACTATCCAAACCTCCAGGTCATTGAAGTCCTTCATAATGATGAAAATGGTGAGCTTTCCTACAAGATGACCAAGCAGCTGCTGCAAAGGCATGCAGATGTCAGAAACATCTGCTATGCAGGTCCTTTCCCTGGAAAGGGAATTCAGGCAATCATCGATGAAAGAGGTAAGAATGACCTGCATATCATCACATATGATGAAACTGCCGACATAAAACAATTGCTCAAAGACGGGCTGACTATTGCTACGATAGGCCAGGATCCCTATGCACAGGGATTCAATGGTATCCAGATCCTATGTAATTATCTTTTGACAGGTGCAACCTGTTCCCCCGTCCAGCAGTTAACCCAAATCGTCGTCCTTATGAAGAATTGCCTACCATAG
- a CDS encoding RloB family protein — MPRKTKNRKSNTTILVITEGSTEKLYLDSFRREVRLHNLTVSPKEATHSSLDAILKMAFKAYDSGVYDIICCAFDHDVDTTLTRKTRDDLRKARNKGIVFLDSNPSFEVWFLAHFLLPSHSYSNQGSVIDELNRHIPGYDKKKEWQEKHSMYQLLHDKLPRAIKNCEQLRISCVGDEKATYSNVDKFFTEVVKDYQFSL; from the coding sequence ATGCCAAGAAAAACAAAAAATAGAAAGAGCAATACAACGATTTTGGTCATTACAGAAGGGAGCACGGAAAAGCTTTATCTGGATTCCTTCAGACGAGAAGTAAGATTGCATAATCTGACGGTTTCTCCGAAGGAAGCAACACATAGCAGTCTGGATGCTATTTTGAAAATGGCGTTCAAAGCTTATGATTCCGGAGTTTATGATATCATTTGCTGTGCCTTTGATCATGATGTCGATACAACTCTAACACGCAAGACGAGAGACGACCTTCGTAAAGCCCGAAACAAAGGGATTGTCTTTCTGGATAGCAATCCATCTTTTGAAGTGTGGTTTCTTGCTCACTTTCTTTTGCCTTCTCATTCATACAGCAATCAGGGTTCGGTGATTGATGAATTGAATCGTCATATTCCTGGCTATGACAAAAAAAAAGAATGGCAGGAAAAACACTCCATGTATCAACTCTTGCACGATAAACTTCCCCGAGCTATCAAGAATTGTGAACAGCTTCGCATATCCTGTGTCGGTGATGAAAAAGCCACATACAGCAATGTCGATAAATTTTTTACTGAAGTAGTCAAAGATTATCAGTTCTCATTGTAA
- a CDS encoding transposase, with amino-acid sequence MKKAPEVALDMLSLARRNGIEAGYVLFDSWPTMPGLVTKIHAMGYNVVGMVKKSSRIHFEWQGKMVSDKYIYSHSRKRRGLAHIRLWADITVVFGKDGTTTRIPARMVFVSHRANRKDWLVILCTDTSLSDEDICHLYSRRWTTLSRNPELFRKTA; translated from the coding sequence GTGAAGAAGGCCCCCGAGGTGGCCCTGGACATGCTGTCGCTGGCAAGGCGCAACGGCATAGAGGCCGGCTACGTGCTCTTCGACTCATGGCCCACCATGCCGGGGCTGGTGACCAAGATACACGCAATGGGCTACAACGTCGTCGGGATGGTGAAGAAGTCCTCAAGGATACACTTCGAATGGCAGGGGAAGATGGTGAGCGACAAGTACATTTACAGCCACAGCAGGAAGCGCAGGGGACTGGCCCACATAAGGCTCTGGGCCGACATCACCGTGGTATTCGGCAAGGACGGAACGACCACCAGGATACCGGCCAGGATGGTCTTCGTCTCTCACCGTGCCAACCGCAAGGACTGGCTCGTCATCCTCTGCACCGACACCTCGCTCAGCGACGAGGACATCTGCCACCTATACTCGAGAAGGTGGACGACGTTATCCCGTAATCCTGAATTATTCCGCAAAACGGCCTGA
- a CDS encoding tripartite tricarboxylate transporter substrate binding protein — protein MKKIFLSLIIASVCSFTLMANGTAEVNHSYPTKPVKIVVPYGAGGGSDITIRLLAKYMEPTLGQNIVIQNVSGGSGTIGWTQVSEAKPDGYTLSYGDCLMSNGQLLFKGITYDNTSFTPIAMYANDPHIIVVSKNSGITSFQQLVEYVKQHPGQVTFGLGGAWTSHDFLRLSLEEATGISFKRMVFQSGALAVTAVAGGNCMVAVPFVSEALAQIEAGNVIPLAVSSVKRIDVAPQIPTIKECGVDYTHTMWRGIIAPAGLPDNIIHTVDTAIGKAFDNPEYIKAAKNAGSFPEYMGYDQFHDYFNQNHETYKALITKALSETN, from the coding sequence ATGAAAAAGATTTTTTTGAGTTTGATTATTGCCAGTGTATGCAGCTTTACTTTGATGGCAAATGGTACTGCGGAGGTCAATCACAGTTATCCTACGAAACCTGTTAAGATTGTGGTTCCCTATGGTGCAGGCGGAGGTTCAGACATTACAATTCGTTTGCTTGCAAAATATATGGAACCGACCCTTGGCCAAAATATTGTCATACAAAATGTAAGCGGTGGCAGTGGAACCATTGGGTGGACTCAGGTCTCTGAAGCAAAACCAGATGGATATACACTTAGTTATGGGGATTGCCTGATGTCCAATGGTCAACTTTTGTTTAAGGGAATTACCTATGATAATACATCCTTTACTCCTATTGCCATGTATGCCAATGACCCTCATATCATCGTTGTTTCAAAGAATTCGGGTATTACAAGCTTCCAGCAGTTGGTTGAATATGTAAAACAGCATCCGGGTCAGGTAACTTTCGGACTTGGTGGGGCCTGGACCAGCCATGATTTCTTAAGGCTGAGTTTGGAAGAAGCCACTGGGATTTCATTCAAGAGGATGGTATTCCAGAGTGGTGCACTGGCAGTCACTGCCGTTGCAGGTGGCAATTGTATGGTAGCTGTACCATTCGTAAGTGAGGCCCTTGCACAGATTGAGGCTGGCAATGTCATTCCTTTAGCTGTATCGAGTGTAAAGAGGATTGATGTAGCCCCTCAGATTCCAACTATCAAAGAATGTGGCGTTGACTATACGCATACAATGTGGAGAGGTATCATTGCTCCGGCTGGGTTACCGGATAATATAATTCATACTGTGGATACTGCAATTGGAAAAGCTTTTGATAATCCTGAATATATCAAAGCTGCAAAAAATGCTGGTTCTTTCCCAGAGTATATGGGATATGACCAATTCCATGACTATTTCAATCAGAATCATGAAACGTATAAAGCATTGATTACAAAAGCATTAAGTGAAACCAACTAA
- a CDS encoding ISL3 family transposase: protein MIDPHFQKLFALGLNIEEPWRITSIEMEPANKNPSLMELHIRVDFAEGASFPYPAGFEQACKVHDTRERTWRHLNFFQYRCYITARVPRIITPDGKVRTVDVPWARSGSGFTLMMEGVVLTLVKHMPVRTVAREIGEHDTKLWRLIDYHVEEALNGQDFSDVSAIGVDEYSHKGHNYITVFLSHPDVVTDEAGRRRQVGKARVLFVTEGKDKAAVLRFLEHFKDKHGKPEQVKVATSDMIHGFRSAMGESFPNAVVTVDKFHVIKNCSEAVDNTRKRELRCKDNEKTKALKETRYIWLKNPGNLTDKQRDRLDQLLQVEYLDTVQAYSCRLELQDFYETHKAYDEDMVSAFEQLAIKFANSTVMEMRKFAACLTRNAVEILNYFLTLRTNAILEGFNSKISIIKSRARGFKNMRNFMNMIYFVCGELSLPLQPIM, encoded by the coding sequence ATGATTGACCCGCATTTCCAGAAACTTTTCGCCCTTGGACTGAACATAGAGGAACCCTGGCGCATCACATCAATCGAGATGGAGCCTGCCAATAAAAACCCCTCATTAATGGAACTGCACATAAGGGTCGATTTCGCAGAAGGTGCGAGCTTCCCATACCCAGCAGGATTTGAGCAGGCATGCAAGGTCCACGACACCCGGGAGAGAACCTGGAGGCACCTCAATTTCTTCCAGTATCGCTGCTACATCACGGCGAGGGTTCCCAGGATCATCACGCCCGACGGCAAGGTGAGGACCGTTGATGTTCCCTGGGCCCGAAGCGGCAGCGGGTTCACGCTGATGATGGAGGGCGTGGTGCTCACCCTTGTGAAGCACATGCCGGTCAGGACGGTTGCCCGGGAAATCGGCGAGCACGACACCAAGCTGTGGCGTCTGATAGACTACCATGTGGAGGAGGCCCTCAACGGCCAGGATTTCTCGGATGTCAGTGCGATAGGGGTGGATGAGTACAGCCACAAGGGGCACAACTACATAACGGTGTTCCTGTCCCACCCGGACGTCGTCACCGATGAGGCGGGTAGGCGCAGGCAGGTGGGGAAAGCAAGGGTTCTCTTTGTGACGGAAGGAAAAGACAAGGCTGCCGTGCTGCGCTTCCTGGAGCATTTCAAGGATAAGCACGGCAAGCCTGAACAGGTGAAGGTGGCGACCAGCGACATGATCCACGGCTTCCGCAGCGCCATGGGGGAAAGCTTCCCGAACGCCGTCGTCACCGTGGACAAGTTCCATGTGATCAAGAATTGCTCGGAGGCAGTGGACAACACCCGCAAGCGGGAGCTGCGTTGCAAGGACAATGAGAAGACCAAGGCGCTGAAAGAGACGCGGTACATTTGGCTGAAGAACCCCGGCAACCTCACCGACAAGCAACGGGATAGACTCGACCAGTTGCTCCAGGTCGAGTACCTGGACACGGTCCAGGCCTACAGTTGCCGTCTTGAGTTGCAGGATTTCTATGAGACCCACAAGGCCTATGATGAGGACATGGTATCAGCCTTTGAGCAGTTGGCCATCAAGTTCGCGAACTCCACGGTCATGGAGATGCGCAAGTTTGCAGCGTGCCTTACAAGGAACGCAGTCGAGATTCTCAACTACTTCCTGACCTTGAGGACAAATGCCATCCTGGAGGGATTCAACTCGAAGATAAGCATCATCAAGAGCCGTGCAAGAGGCTTCAAGAACATGAGGAACTTCATGAATATGATCTACTTCGTCTGTGGAGAATTGTCACTCCCCCTACAGCCAATCATGTAG
- a CDS encoding tripartite tricarboxylate transporter TctB family protein, with protein MKKGEKSMGKLNGNRLFILAFIGLLVAFATQLPAMPATAAHYPLVLLIASFVLSLWLLFDKQKEEQHLDSWCVIHVCVFALAVIAYIFLMSYIGYVISTLLFLFSSLLYLKIPSKKVLFIFPVVVTLLLYIFFTDVLNVYLPAGHIFS; from the coding sequence ATGAAGAAAGGAGAAAAATCGATGGGAAAACTTAATGGTAACAGATTGTTTATCTTGGCATTCATCGGACTGCTTGTTGCCTTTGCAACGCAATTGCCGGCAATGCCTGCAACTGCTGCACACTATCCTTTGGTATTATTGATAGCTAGTTTTGTCCTTTCCTTATGGTTGTTGTTCGATAAACAAAAAGAAGAACAGCATCTGGACTCTTGGTGTGTAATTCATGTCTGTGTGTTTGCATTGGCTGTTATAGCATATATTTTTCTAATGTCATATATCGGCTATGTGATTTCTACCTTGCTGTTTTTGTTTTCTAGTCTTTTATATCTGAAAATACCTAGTAAGAAAGTGCTATTTATTTTTCCTGTAGTCGTTACTCTGTTGCTCTATATATTTTTTACCGATGTCCTCAATGTCTATTTACCGGCTGGACATATATTTTCTTGA
- a CDS encoding 4-hydroxythreonine-4-phosphate dehydrogenase PdxA, with translation MNEKPVLGILLGDAAGVGSEILAKLASSHFFDAYCRPLFIGDIRVMQRGFDVIGKTSCIKAIEDAREASWDQEGFYPLLNRKNVDPCKVPFGKVSLIAGRACIDMLATAVQLSKEKLIAGFCFVPLNKAGLREAGCLYESEHHFLAHAFGVTGPFGEINVVDDLWSTRTTSHIPIKDVSSSLSVERIDNSIFLCNEALKSSGVKKPRIAICALNPHCGENGKCGTEEIEIITPAIEKAEAMGIDVTGPYSSDITFIKAFKGDFDGVVTMYHDQGQIALKLKGFDQGITIAGGMPVPIATCAHGTAYDIAGTGVVNPHAFENAVRMVSRMAEHLAQE, from the coding sequence CTTCCCATTTCTTCGATGCATATTGCAGGCCTCTGTTCATCGGTGATATACGTGTTATGCAAAGAGGATTCGATGTTATAGGAAAAACTTCATGCATCAAGGCAATTGAGGATGCTCGTGAGGCTTCATGGGACCAAGAGGGGTTTTATCCTCTCTTGAATCGAAAAAATGTTGATCCTTGTAAGGTTCCATTCGGGAAGGTATCTCTTATTGCAGGACGTGCCTGTATCGATATGCTGGCGACAGCAGTGCAGTTGAGCAAAGAAAAACTGATTGCAGGATTTTGCTTCGTTCCTTTGAACAAAGCTGGCTTGCGTGAAGCTGGCTGCCTTTATGAAAGTGAACATCATTTTCTTGCTCATGCCTTTGGCGTGACCGGGCCTTTCGGTGAGATAAATGTCGTCGATGACTTATGGTCCACAAGAACAACCAGCCATATTCCCATCAAGGATGTGAGTAGCAGCCTTTCTGTTGAAAGGATTGACAATTCGATTTTCCTGTGCAATGAAGCCTTGAAATCGAGTGGAGTCAAGAAACCTAGGATTGCCATCTGCGCCTTGAATCCTCATTGTGGCGAGAACGGTAAGTGTGGCACCGAAGAAATTGAGATTATTACACCAGCCATTGAAAAAGCAGAAGCTATGGGTATTGATGTTACAGGACCTTATTCTTCTGATATTACGTTCATCAAGGCCTTCAAAGGTGATTTTGACGGGGTCGTGACTATGTATCATGACCAAGGACAGATTGCACTCAAACTCAAAGGTTTTGACCAAGGCATAACGATTGCAGGGGGGATGCCTGTGCCGATTGCAACCTGTGCTCATGGAACAGCCTATGATATAGCTGGAACTGGGGTTGTCAATCCTCATGCATTTGAGAATGCAGTCAGGATGGTAAGTCGAATGGCTGAGCATCTTGCACAAGAATAA